Proteins encoded within one genomic window of Calonectris borealis chromosome 1, bCalBor7.hap1.2, whole genome shotgun sequence:
- the C1H3orf38 gene encoding uncharacterized protein C3orf38 homolog produces the protein MASLGLSEREQAGCRELLDFLETEELMALTDTVTNRLVHPESRQEAIHAILVYSQNVEELLKRRKVYREIIFKYLAAQGIPVPPSSEKHLLIDRVKQYWSGQLTTRASGSGERRPHAESHGERQKPPQGDIRDLGEEFCQWFFGLLNSQHPLGVKSEERWGPQHFWEDARMKFCYNTLEKNMEEYVGAEMVSLRLLSLVKEEYLLFNPNLHVNGLKCAMTRHGLVLVAVAGTVHRDNTCLGIFEQIFGLVSCPVRENTWKVKVVSLKIVGQNALEPGMQIEKPSIKYESNQLQELYDGKELTVFESQKF, from the exons atgGCGTCGTTGGGGCTGAGCGAGCGGGAGCAAGCCGGGTGCCGCGAGCTCCTGGATTTTCTGGAGACCGAGGAGCTGATGGCGCTGACGGACACTGTCACCAACCGCCTGGTGCACCCGGAGAGCCGCCAAG AAGCCATTCATGCCATTTTGGTTTACAGCCAAAATGTAGAAGAACTTTTGAAACGCAGAAAAGTCTAtcgagaaataatttttaagtatttggcAGCACAAGGAATTCCAGTGCCTCCTTCCTCTGAGAAACATCTACTCATTGATCGTGTAAAGCAGTACTGGAGTGGGCAGCTCACAACACGTGCCTCAGGGTCAGGGGAGAGAAGACCACACGCAGAG AGtcatggagagagacagaagccACCACAAGGTGACATTCGTGATCTAGGAGAAGAATTCTGTCAATGGTTCTTTGGACTCCTGAATTCTCAACATCCCTTGGGAGTAAAATCTGAAGAAAGATGGGGACCACAGCATTTTTGGGAGGATGCCAGAATGAAGTTCTGTTACAAcacattagaaaaaaacatggaagaataTGTTGGTGCAGAAATGGTGAGCCTTCGTCTGCTCTCGTTAGTTAAAGAAGAATATCTTCTATTCAATCCTAATTTGCATGTCAATGGACTGAAATGCGCCATGACTCGACATGGGTTAGTACTGGTAGCAGTCGCTGGCACTGTCCATAGAGACAACACTTGTTTGGGCATCTTTGAACAAATTTTTGGACTCGTTAGCTGTCCCGTTAGGGAGAATACCTGGAAAGTAAAAGTTGTGAGTCTTAAAATAGTTGGACAGAATGCTCTGGAGCCTGGGATGCAAATTGAAAAACCCTCTATAAAATATGAGTCAAACCAACTGCAAGAGTTGTATGATGGGAAAGAACTGACTGTGTTTGAATCTCAGAAATTCTGA